One genomic region from Thermoleptolyngbya sichuanensis A183 encodes:
- the ileS gene encoding isoleucine--tRNA ligase produces MRANATKREPEIQKFWADNRIYEKLSQSNPGEPFVLHDGPPYSNGALHIGHAMNKILKDTINKFQLLNGRKVRYIPGWDCHGLPIEVKVLQAMKPEERRSLTPIELRRRAKAWALEQQQQQCASFMRYGVWGDWEHPYLTLTPDYEAAQIGVFGQMVLKGYIYRGFKPVHWSPSSRTALAEAELEYPEGHVSRSIYAAFPVISLGDGATALQPYLSDLGVAVWTTTPWTIPANLAVAVNPELTYAVVKDEGSKLKGELGTPFAHLIVAKDLVERLTQVLGTSLSVQAEISGKALEVSTYRHPLFDRESPIVIGGDYVTTESGTGLVHTAPGHGQDDFIVGQRYGLPVLSPVDDEGNFTAEAGPFAGLNVLGDANAAVIKALREAGALLKEEDYGHRYPYDWRTKKPTIFRATEQWFASVEGFREEALRAIKEVEWIPAQGENRITAMVGDRSDWCISRQRSWGVPIPVFYDEETNEPLLNADTISHVQKIFAEHGSDAWWEMSVEELLPEPYRSNGRSYRKGFDTMDVWFDSGSSWAAVAQQREGLHYPVEMYLEGSDQHRGWFQSSLLTSVAVNGHAPYKTVLTHGFALDEQGRKMSKSLGNVVDPAIVIEGGKNQKEEPAYGADVLRLWVSSVDYTSDVPLGKNILKQMADVYRKIRNTARFLLGNLHDFDPATHAVPYDELPELDRYMLHRMTEVFADITDAFKTYEFFRFFQTVQNFCVVDLSNFYLDIAKDRLYISAADAPRRCSCQTVLAVAIENLARAIAPVLSHLAEDIWQFLPYKTPYLSVFESGWVKLEASWENPELAMKWEKLRDLRTEVNKVLEQARNDKAIGSSLEAKVLLYAADVDFRQQLEALNPTSSLSGNGVDELRYLFLASQVDLLDSPGILADLKYSAEAGSLSIGVVDAEGKKCDRCWNYSTHVGESAEHPLLCERCIPALEGEF; encoded by the coding sequence ATGCGGGCCAACGCCACCAAGCGTGAGCCAGAAATTCAGAAATTTTGGGCCGACAACCGAATTTACGAAAAGCTGTCGCAATCCAACCCCGGCGAACCCTTTGTGCTGCATGATGGCCCGCCTTACTCCAACGGGGCGCTGCACATCGGGCACGCCATGAACAAAATTTTGAAGGACACCATCAACAAGTTCCAGCTCCTGAACGGGCGAAAAGTTCGCTATATCCCTGGTTGGGACTGTCACGGGCTGCCCATTGAGGTCAAAGTCTTGCAAGCAATGAAGCCCGAAGAGCGGCGCAGCTTGACCCCGATTGAACTGCGTCGCCGCGCCAAAGCCTGGGCCCTAGAACAACAGCAGCAGCAATGCGCCAGCTTTATGCGCTACGGCGTATGGGGTGACTGGGAGCATCCCTATCTGACCCTCACCCCCGACTACGAAGCCGCGCAGATCGGCGTGTTTGGGCAGATGGTGCTGAAAGGCTATATCTATCGCGGCTTCAAGCCTGTCCACTGGAGTCCCAGTTCCCGCACTGCGCTGGCCGAAGCCGAGTTGGAATATCCCGAAGGCCACGTTTCTCGCAGCATCTATGCCGCCTTTCCGGTGATCAGCTTGGGCGATGGGGCAACGGCACTGCAACCTTATTTGAGCGACCTGGGTGTTGCGGTGTGGACGACCACGCCCTGGACAATTCCCGCAAATCTGGCCGTAGCCGTTAACCCCGAACTGACCTACGCTGTCGTCAAAGATGAGGGCAGCAAGCTCAAGGGTGAACTGGGAACCCCCTTTGCACACCTCATCGTGGCCAAGGATCTGGTGGAGCGACTGACGCAAGTGCTGGGCACATCGCTGAGCGTGCAGGCAGAAATTTCGGGCAAGGCGCTGGAGGTTTCCACCTATCGCCATCCGCTGTTTGATCGGGAGAGTCCGATTGTCATTGGCGGCGATTACGTCACTACAGAATCCGGCACGGGGCTGGTGCATACGGCTCCGGGGCACGGTCAGGATGACTTTATCGTGGGACAGCGCTATGGGCTGCCCGTGCTGTCACCTGTGGACGACGAGGGCAACTTTACGGCGGAGGCGGGGCCCTTTGCTGGGTTGAACGTGCTGGGCGATGCCAATGCTGCCGTGATCAAGGCGCTGCGGGAGGCTGGGGCCCTGCTGAAGGAAGAGGATTACGGCCACCGCTATCCCTACGATTGGCGCACCAAGAAGCCGACAATCTTCCGGGCAACGGAGCAGTGGTTTGCGTCGGTCGAAGGCTTCCGCGAAGAGGCGCTGCGGGCTATCAAAGAAGTGGAGTGGATTCCTGCACAGGGCGAAAACCGGATTACGGCGATGGTGGGCGATCGCTCGGATTGGTGCATCTCGCGCCAGCGCAGTTGGGGCGTGCCAATCCCCGTTTTCTATGACGAGGAAACCAACGAGCCGCTGCTGAATGCCGACACCATCAGCCATGTGCAGAAAATCTTTGCTGAACACGGTTCCGATGCCTGGTGGGAGATGTCGGTCGAAGAGTTGCTGCCTGAACCCTATCGCAGCAACGGGCGCAGCTACCGCAAGGGCTTCGACACGATGGACGTGTGGTTTGACTCTGGCTCGTCTTGGGCAGCAGTGGCCCAGCAGCGAGAGGGTTTGCACTATCCCGTGGAAATGTACCTAGAAGGCTCAGACCAGCACCGGGGCTGGTTTCAGTCCAGCCTTTTGACCAGCGTTGCTGTGAATGGTCACGCGCCCTACAAGACCGTGCTGACCCACGGCTTTGCGCTAGACGAACAGGGGCGCAAGATGAGCAAATCTCTAGGAAACGTGGTCGATCCGGCCATCGTCATTGAAGGCGGCAAAAACCAGAAGGAGGAGCCAGCCTATGGCGCGGATGTGCTGCGGCTGTGGGTGTCGTCGGTAGACTATACCTCGGATGTGCCGCTGGGCAAAAACATCCTGAAGCAGATGGCAGACGTGTATCGCAAGATCCGCAACACGGCCCGATTCCTGTTGGGCAACCTGCATGACTTTGACCCAGCGACTCATGCCGTGCCCTATGACGAGCTTCCCGAACTCGATCGCTATATGCTGCACCGAATGACGGAAGTGTTTGCCGACATCACGGATGCCTTCAAGACCTACGAGTTTTTCCGCTTTTTCCAGACGGTGCAGAACTTCTGCGTAGTGGACTTGTCGAATTTTTACCTCGACATTGCCAAGGATCGGCTCTACATCAGCGCCGCCGATGCGCCCCGCCGCTGCAGTTGCCAGACCGTGCTGGCCGTCGCAATCGAAAATCTGGCACGGGCGATCGCCCCCGTCCTCTCTCACCTAGCGGAGGACATCTGGCAATTTCTGCCCTACAAAACCCCCTACCTGTCCGTCTTTGAGTCCGGCTGGGTCAAGCTGGAAGCATCTTGGGAAAATCCCGAACTGGCGATGAAGTGGGAAAAATTGCGTGATTTGAGAACCGAAGTGAACAAGGTGCTGGAGCAAGCCCGGAACGACAAGGCAATCGGCTCGTCGCTGGAGGCCAAGGTGCTGCTCTACGCAGCAGATGTCGATTTTCGGCAACAGCTTGAGGCGCTCAACCCCACCAGCAGCCTCAGCGGCAACGGCGTAGACGAGTTGCGTTATCTTTTCCTGGCTTCTCAGGTGGACTTGCTCGATTCCCCTGGCATCTTGGCCGATCTGAAATATAGCGCCGAAGCAGGCAGCCTCAGCATTGGCGTAGTCGATGCCGAAGGCAAAAAGTGCGATCGCTGCTGGAATTATTCCACTCACGTTGGCGAGTCTGCTGAGCATCCGCTGCTCTGCGAACGCTGCATTCCCGCCCTAGAGGGAGAGTTTTAA
- a CDS encoding YlxR family protein, translating into MSPPNYRRCLSCRRLAPKTEFWRIVRVYPSQTIQLDYGMGRSAYLCPTASCLQAAQRKDRLGKSLKVSVPEAVYQTLRQRIAVDSTQELDSLGQTQ; encoded by the coding sequence ATGTCACCGCCTAACTATCGTCGCTGTCTCAGTTGCCGAAGACTTGCACCCAAGACAGAGTTCTGGCGAATCGTGCGGGTATATCCGTCTCAGACGATACAATTAGATTATGGGATGGGTCGATCGGCTTACCTGTGCCCGACGGCTAGCTGCTTGCAGGCAGCCCAAAGGAAAGATAGGCTAGGGAAGTCATTAAAAGTGTCTGTACCTGAAGCCGTTTATCAAACGCTGCGGCAGCGTATCGCTGTGGACTCCACTCAGGAGCTAGACTCGCTGGGGCAAACCCAATGA
- the infB gene encoding translation initiation factor IF-2 has protein sequence MNGKVRIYELSKELNLDNREILDVCEQLNIPVKSHSSTISEAEAARIRSAAERLAHSPSASHTPPVHRPTSTPSSMPQRKQSAVQPPVKKQQILEVRRHRPAVEPPKRPEAQPAPAPQPTSSAPVRPDRPAAEPAEVRTVEPRPIATPPAVQKPATPVSEAPKSQAPKEVESPPVDAPQPPPVRPEVAESAPLPEEQPSLMGPPSKPVQTESVSSVSRPVLKKASDRSDQVVMRVGGDDQGLRRSPTAARPESRSGEASESAPRRIGITETSEPPVLRAKPVLELRRKPVRPMAPSASEESGAADTRSAGGMPILAEPPTLKPKPTPPTKVAKRGKDWEEEDEENPNKVAKAGVKSKRRSPNVLDDDEDIDLDEVLDGADGDDSAPTALSISLMRPPKPKSQKAPAKPVAVAAPTQRRRGGSSNERFSRRDRREQQETRQRPEIITLTGSLTVAELADMLVVPETEVIRALFMKGIMTTVNQVLDIPTATMVAEEMGILVDTEAPEAEAKKVTEMLDAGDLENLQRRPPVVTIMGHVDHGKTTLLDSIRKTKVAQGEAGGITQHIGAYHVDVEHNGETQQVVFLDTPGHEAFTAMRARGARVTDIAILVVAADDGVRPQTIEAISHAKAAEVPIVVAINKVDKEEAQPDRVKQELTEYGLVAEEWGGDTIMVPVSALTGENLDTLLEMILLVSEVEDLYANPDRPAKGTVIEAHLDKAKGPVATLLIQNGTLRVGDILVAGSVFGKVRAMVDDRGKRVEEGKPSFAVEVLGLSDVPAAGDEFDVYLDEKEARAIASNRTDQQRLSRLQQAMSSRRVSLNTISSQAQEGDLKELNLILKADVQGSVEAILAALQQLPQKEVQVRVLLAAPGEITETDVDLAAASSAVIIGFNTTFASGARQAADQADVDVRDYTVIYALLDDIQGAMEGLLEPELVEEPLGQVEVRAVFTVGKGAVAGCYVKEGKVIRNSKLRVRRGGEVIFEGNLDSLKRMKEDAKEVSAGYECGIGVDNFKDWQEGDIIEVYRLITKRRTLSA, from the coding sequence ATGAACGGTAAGGTGAGAATTTACGAGTTGTCAAAGGAATTGAATCTGGATAATAGAGAGATTTTGGACGTTTGCGAACAATTGAATATTCCGGTCAAGAGCCACAGCAGCACTATTTCCGAAGCTGAGGCAGCCCGCATCCGCTCAGCGGCCGAGCGGCTTGCCCATAGCCCTTCTGCATCCCATACCCCTCCTGTTCACCGGCCTACTTCAACGCCTTCTTCTATGCCTCAACGAAAACAGAGCGCCGTGCAGCCGCCTGTTAAAAAGCAGCAAATTCTTGAAGTCCGTCGCCATCGCCCTGCGGTAGAGCCACCTAAGCGGCCAGAAGCTCAGCCTGCTCCAGCCCCGCAGCCCACCTCATCTGCGCCGGTGCGTCCGGATCGTCCAGCAGCAGAGCCTGCTGAGGTACGGACAGTTGAGCCTCGGCCAATTGCCACTCCTCCTGCTGTGCAAAAGCCTGCGACTCCCGTTTCGGAAGCACCCAAGTCGCAAGCACCTAAAGAAGTAGAGTCTCCTCCAGTTGACGCGCCCCAGCCGCCTCCTGTGCGCCCTGAAGTGGCTGAGTCTGCACCATTGCCCGAAGAACAGCCCTCTTTAATGGGGCCGCCTTCTAAGCCTGTGCAGACAGAGTCTGTGAGTTCCGTGAGCCGCCCAGTTCTGAAGAAGGCGAGCGATCGCAGTGATCAGGTGGTCATGCGAGTGGGAGGCGATGACCAAGGGCTTCGGCGATCGCCCACCGCTGCTCGCCCAGAGTCCCGCTCTGGAGAAGCCAGTGAGTCTGCCCCCCGCCGCATTGGTATTACAGAAACTTCTGAACCACCTGTACTGCGCGCCAAGCCAGTGCTGGAGCTACGTCGCAAGCCCGTTCGTCCGATGGCTCCGAGCGCATCCGAAGAGTCTGGCGCAGCCGACACCCGCAGCGCAGGCGGTATGCCTATCCTGGCAGAGCCACCCACGCTCAAGCCAAAGCCCACGCCACCAACCAAGGTGGCAAAGCGCGGCAAGGATTGGGAGGAGGAAGACGAGGAAAATCCCAACAAGGTGGCTAAGGCCGGTGTGAAGTCCAAGCGGCGATCGCCCAACGTTTTGGACGACGACGAAGACATCGATCTGGATGAGGTGCTGGATGGAGCCGACGGAGATGATTCGGCCCCGACCGCCCTCAGTATTTCGCTGATGCGCCCGCCCAAGCCCAAGAGCCAAAAAGCTCCAGCAAAGCCCGTGGCGGTGGCTGCACCGACGCAGCGGCGGCGCGGGGGTTCTAGCAACGAGCGCTTTAGTCGGCGCGATCGCCGCGAACAGCAGGAAACTCGCCAGCGCCCCGAAATCATTACCCTCACGGGCAGCCTGACGGTGGCAGAACTCGCTGATATGCTGGTTGTTCCCGAAACCGAAGTCATCCGCGCCCTGTTTATGAAGGGCATCATGACCACGGTAAACCAGGTTCTCGACATCCCCACCGCGACAATGGTGGCGGAAGAGATGGGCATTCTGGTGGATACCGAAGCGCCTGAAGCAGAGGCGAAGAAAGTCACAGAAATGCTGGATGCGGGAGATCTAGAAAATCTCCAGCGCCGTCCGCCTGTGGTGACCATCATGGGTCACGTAGACCACGGCAAGACGACCCTACTCGACTCGATCCGCAAGACCAAGGTGGCTCAGGGCGAGGCAGGGGGCATCACGCAGCACATCGGCGCGTATCACGTTGATGTGGAACATAACGGCGAGACGCAGCAGGTCGTTTTCCTGGATACGCCGGGTCACGAAGCCTTTACCGCCATGCGGGCACGGGGTGCGCGGGTGACGGATATCGCTATTTTGGTGGTGGCGGCGGATGACGGGGTGCGTCCCCAAACCATCGAGGCAATTAGCCACGCCAAGGCGGCTGAAGTTCCCATCGTGGTCGCCATTAACAAAGTAGACAAGGAAGAAGCCCAGCCCGATCGCGTGAAGCAAGAGCTAACTGAATATGGGCTGGTGGCTGAAGAGTGGGGCGGCGACACCATTATGGTGCCCGTTAGCGCTCTGACAGGAGAGAACCTGGACACCCTGCTGGAAATGATCCTGCTGGTGTCTGAGGTGGAAGACCTCTACGCCAACCCCGATCGCCCTGCCAAGGGTACAGTGATCGAAGCACATCTGGACAAGGCGAAAGGCCCGGTGGCGACGCTGCTTATTCAGAACGGCACGCTGCGTGTTGGCGATATCCTGGTGGCCGGCTCGGTCTTCGGCAAAGTCCGCGCAATGGTGGACGATCGCGGCAAGCGGGTGGAAGAGGGTAAGCCATCCTTTGCGGTCGAGGTGCTGGGTCTGAGCGATGTGCCCGCTGCGGGTGACGAGTTCGATGTCTATCTGGATGAGAAAGAAGCGCGGGCGATCGCCAGCAACCGCACTGATCAGCAGCGTCTCTCTCGCTTGCAGCAGGCCATGTCCTCTCGTCGCGTCAGCCTGAATACGATTTCCAGCCAGGCCCAAGAGGGCGACCTGAAGGAGCTGAACCTGATTCTGAAGGCAGACGTACAGGGTTCGGTCGAAGCTATTCTGGCAGCGCTGCAACAGCTTCCCCAAAAAGAAGTGCAGGTGCGGGTGCTGCTGGCGGCTCCGGGCGAGATCACCGAAACTGACGTAGACCTAGCGGCCGCCAGCAGCGCCGTAATCATCGGGTTCAACACAACCTTTGCAAGTGGGGCGCGTCAGGCAGCCGACCAGGCCGATGTAGATGTGCGCGACTATACCGTGATTTATGCTTTGCTGGATGACATCCAAGGCGCAATGGAAGGTCTGCTGGAACCTGAACTGGTGGAAGAGCCGCTGGGCCAGGTAGAAGTCCGCGCTGTGTTTACCGTGGGCAAGGGAGCCGTTGCAGGCTGCTATGTCAAGGAAGGCAAGGTCATCCGCAACAGCAAACTGCGCGTGCGTCGCGGCGGCGAGGTCATCTTCGAGGGCAACCTCGACTCGCTGAAGCGGATGAAGGAAGACGCGAAGGAAGTCAGCGCAGGCTACGAATGCGGCATCGGCGTAGACAACTTCAAGGATTGGCAGGAAGGTGACATCATTGAAGTCTATCGCCTGATCACCAAGCGTCGGACGCTCTCTGCGTAG